The following coding sequences lie in one Streptomyces venezuelae genomic window:
- a CDS encoding M24 family metallopeptidase, translating to MTSAVAGELSAELRGFREVQTLAYACAEAVAAQLKPGVTEREAARMQREWLRERGVRDWFHLPFAWFGDRTAFVNFRVPLQFFPTNRRLEPGMPFILDMAPVYKGFTADIGYSGCLGLNPVHDKLLADLEAHRELILREVRERRPLREIYEDVDRLMVRQGYANRHRAYPFGVIAHKVDRVKERRLTPHLFGFGTQSLKGLASDALHGHRDGWSPLWSPYKFSDHPPRQGLWAVEPHLGFRGTGAKFEEILVVTDSKDPEQSAFWLDDDLPHVRRWAEERAAA from the coding sequence ATGACCTCAGCAGTGGCAGGCGAACTCTCCGCGGAACTGCGGGGGTTCAGAGAGGTTCAGACTCTGGCGTACGCATGCGCGGAGGCGGTCGCGGCACAACTCAAGCCGGGCGTGACGGAGCGCGAGGCGGCGCGGATGCAGCGCGAGTGGTTGCGCGAGCGGGGCGTGCGGGACTGGTTCCATCTGCCGTTCGCCTGGTTCGGCGACCGCACGGCGTTCGTGAACTTCCGTGTCCCGCTGCAGTTCTTCCCCACCAACCGCAGGCTGGAGCCGGGGATGCCGTTCATCCTCGACATGGCCCCGGTGTACAAGGGATTCACGGCGGACATCGGCTACTCCGGCTGTCTCGGCCTCAACCCGGTGCACGACAAGCTCCTCGCCGACCTGGAGGCGCACCGCGAGCTGATCCTGCGCGAGGTCCGCGAGCGCCGCCCGCTGCGGGAGATCTACGAGGACGTGGACCGCCTCATGGTCCGCCAGGGGTACGCGAACCGGCATCGGGCGTATCCGTTCGGCGTCATCGCGCACAAGGTCGACCGGGTCAAGGAGCGCCGGCTCACCCCGCACCTGTTCGGGTTCGGCACGCAGTCGCTGAAGGGCCTGGCGAGCGACGCCCTGCACGGGCACCGGGACGGCTGGTCGCCGCTGTGGTCCCCGTACAAATTCTCCGACCACCCGCCCCGTCAGGGGCTCTGGGCGGTCGAACCGCACCTCGGATTCAGGGGTACGGGCGCCAAGTTCGAGGAGATCCTGGTCGTCACCGACTCCAAGGACCCCGAGCAGAGCGCGTTCTGGCTGGACGACGACCTGCCGCATGTGCGGCGCTGGGCTGAGGAGAGGGCCGCCGCATGA
- a CDS encoding ABC transporter ATP-binding protein: protein MIATESLSKRFPRVTALDRLSMDIGPGVTGLVGANGAGKSTLIKILLGLSPATEGRAAVLGLDVATRGGEIRERVGYMPEHDCLPPDVSATEFVVHMARMSGLPPTAARERTADTLRHVGLYEERYRPMGGYSTGMKQRVKLAQALVHDPQLVFLDEPTNGLDPVGRDEMLGLIRRVHTDFGISVLVTSHLLGELERTCDHVVVIDGGKLLRSSSTTDFTQTTTTLAVEVTDNDEHADGTQALRDALRTRGIDTETGGELPGAGHTILLTAEGEETYDIVRDLVADLGLGLVRMEQRRHHIAEVFKDEPQQEPVTERAAAWAATAAAQEAASAQQAATAAAPHKEGGAR from the coding sequence GTGATCGCGACCGAAAGCCTGAGCAAGCGGTTCCCGAGGGTGACCGCGCTTGACCGGCTCTCCATGGATATCGGGCCCGGTGTGACCGGACTCGTCGGAGCCAATGGAGCCGGCAAGTCCACACTGATCAAGATCCTGCTGGGTCTGTCCCCCGCCACGGAGGGCCGCGCCGCCGTGCTGGGACTCGACGTCGCCACCCGCGGCGGCGAGATCCGCGAGCGCGTCGGATACATGCCGGAACACGACTGCCTGCCCCCCGACGTCTCGGCCACCGAGTTCGTCGTCCACATGGCACGCATGTCCGGCCTCCCGCCCACGGCCGCCCGCGAACGCACCGCGGACACCCTGCGCCACGTCGGGCTCTACGAAGAGCGGTACCGCCCCATGGGCGGCTACTCGACCGGCATGAAGCAGCGCGTGAAGCTCGCTCAGGCGCTCGTCCACGACCCCCAGCTGGTCTTCCTCGACGAGCCGACGAACGGCCTCGACCCGGTCGGACGCGACGAGATGCTCGGCCTGATCCGCCGCGTCCACACCGACTTCGGCATCTCGGTCCTCGTCACCTCGCACCTCCTCGGCGAGCTGGAACGCACCTGCGACCACGTCGTCGTCATCGACGGCGGCAAGCTCCTGCGGTCCAGCTCCACCACCGACTTCACCCAGACCACGACGACGCTCGCCGTCGAGGTCACGGACAACGACGAACACGCCGACGGCACCCAAGCGCTGCGCGACGCGCTGCGGACGCGCGGCATCGACACGGAGACCGGCGGTGAACTGCCCGGTGCCGGGCACACGATCCTGCTCACCGCGGAGGGCGAGGAGACGTACGACATCGTGCGCGACCTCGTCGCCGACCTCGGCCTCGGCCTGGTCCGCATGGAACAGCGCAGGCACCACATCGCGGAGGTCTTCAAGGACGAGCCGCAACAGGAGCCCGTGACCGAGCGCGCGGCCGCCTGGGCCGCCACCGCCGCCGCACAGGAGGCCGCTTCCGCACAGCAGGCCGCCACCGCCGCCGCACCGCACAAGGAGGGAGGGGCGCGATGA
- a CDS encoding ABC transporter ATP-binding protein has product MSTINIDHASRWFGNVVAVNDITMNIGPGVTGLLGPNGAGKSTLINMMGGFLAPSTGSVTLDDKPIWRNEQIYKDIGIVPEREAMYDFLTGREFVVANAELHGLDERAAKKALATVEMEYAQDRKISTYSKGMRQRVKMASALVHDPAVLLLDEPFNGMDPRQRMQLMELLRTMGDQGRTVLFSSHILEEVEQLASHIEVIVAGRHAASGDFRRIRRLMTDRPHRYLIRSSDDRALAAALIADPSTAGIEVDLKEGALRIQAVDFARFTTLLPRVAREHGIRLLTVSPSDESLESVFSYLVAA; this is encoded by the coding sequence GTGAGCACGATCAATATTGACCATGCCTCCCGCTGGTTCGGGAACGTGGTGGCCGTCAACGACATCACCATGAACATCGGCCCCGGCGTCACGGGCCTCCTCGGCCCGAACGGCGCGGGCAAATCAACCCTCATCAACATGATGGGCGGCTTCCTCGCCCCCTCCACCGGCAGCGTCACCCTCGACGACAAGCCGATCTGGCGGAACGAACAGATCTACAAGGACATCGGCATCGTCCCCGAGCGGGAGGCCATGTACGACTTCCTCACGGGCCGCGAGTTCGTCGTCGCCAACGCCGAGTTGCACGGACTCGACGAACGGGCCGCCAAGAAGGCACTGGCCACGGTCGAGATGGAGTACGCGCAGGACCGGAAGATCTCCACGTACTCCAAGGGCATGCGCCAGCGCGTGAAGATGGCGTCCGCCCTGGTCCACGACCCGGCGGTGCTGCTGCTCGACGAGCCCTTCAACGGCATGGACCCGCGTCAGCGCATGCAGCTGATGGAGCTCCTGCGGACCATGGGGGACCAGGGCCGCACGGTCCTCTTCTCCTCGCACATCCTCGAAGAGGTCGAGCAACTGGCCTCGCACATCGAGGTGATCGTCGCCGGGCGCCACGCGGCCAGCGGTGACTTCCGCCGCATCCGCCGGCTCATGACCGACCGGCCCCACCGCTACCTGATCCGCTCCAGCGACGACCGCGCCCTGGCCGCCGCGCTGATCGCCGACCCCTCCACGGCCGGCATCGAAGTCGACCTCAAGGAGGGCGCCCTGCGCATCCAGGCGGTCGATTTCGCGCGGTTCACCACGCTGCTGCCCCGGGTCGCCCGGGAGCACGGCATCCGGCTCCTGACGGTCTCGCCCTCGGACGAGTCCCTCGAGTCGGTCTTCTCCTACCTCGTCGCGGCCTGA
- a CDS encoding metal-dependent hydrolase, translated as MSAEREPGTGAEEHYAIVPRRVSFDWDGTPLHWIPDEPTATHVINVLHLLLPAGERWFVKVFKEGLPLITDPVLRGDVKGFMGQEATHSVQHAHVLDHLAAQRLDTAAFTKYVDFLFEKLLGERPPLGAPVPAQEWLRFRLSIIAAIEQFTAVLGNWVLHAEGLDRAGSDEVMLDLLRWHGAEEVEHRAVAFDMFQHCGGQGLPRYARRVAGMTVTAPVMLYLWVWGTAYLIRHDPQLAGRVRYSLAEHNRAVRKGLLPAWRELGAAIPRYLRRSYHPSQEGSLRKAVEYLAQSPAARVAAGAIGRTATG; from the coding sequence GTGAGCGCGGAGAGGGAGCCGGGCACAGGCGCCGAGGAGCACTACGCGATCGTGCCGCGCCGGGTCTCGTTCGACTGGGACGGGACGCCGCTGCACTGGATACCGGACGAGCCGACCGCCACGCACGTCATCAACGTTCTGCATCTGCTGCTCCCGGCGGGGGAGCGGTGGTTCGTGAAGGTCTTCAAGGAGGGCCTGCCGCTGATCACCGATCCGGTGCTGCGGGGCGACGTGAAGGGGTTCATGGGCCAGGAGGCCACGCACAGCGTGCAGCACGCGCACGTGCTGGACCACCTGGCGGCCCAGCGCCTCGACACCGCGGCCTTCACGAAGTACGTCGACTTCCTCTTCGAGAAGCTCCTCGGGGAGAGGCCGCCACTGGGGGCTCCGGTGCCGGCGCAGGAGTGGCTGCGCTTCCGGCTGTCGATCATCGCCGCCATCGAGCAGTTCACGGCGGTCCTCGGCAACTGGGTCCTGCACGCCGAGGGCCTCGACCGCGCGGGGTCCGACGAGGTGATGCTGGACCTGCTGCGCTGGCACGGCGCGGAGGAGGTCGAGCACCGCGCGGTCGCCTTCGACATGTTCCAGCACTGCGGTGGGCAGGGCCTGCCCCGGTATGCCCGACGCGTCGCGGGCATGACGGTCACGGCGCCGGTGATGCTGTACCTGTGGGTGTGGGGCACCGCCTACCTGATCCGCCACGACCCTCAACTCGCGGGCCGGGTGCGGTACTCACTGGCCGAGCACAACCGGGCGGTCCGGAAGGGCCTGCTGCCCGCCTGGCGTGAGCTCGGCGCGGCGATACCGCGCTATCTGCGGCGGTCGTACCATCCCTCGCAGGAAGGCTCGTTGCGCAAAGCGGTCGAGTATCTGGCCCAGTCGCCCGCGGCGCGGGTGGCGGCGGGCGCGATCGGCCGGACGGCCACCGGCTAG
- a CDS encoding MerR family transcriptional regulator, protein MEYRIEDLAHHSGATVRTIRAYQDRGLLPRPERRGRANVYGDAHLARLRQIADLLERGYTLASIKELLEAWDAGRGLGGVLGLVAEVDGPWTDEKADRITRAELDAAFGGTPDEAAVADAVALGVLEPVPGREDEYLVPSPQELSVAVELYAAGVPLLAISGHLRELRGQVEHIASRFLEFTTEHVFARYLDHHPPTEADAAEAASLVRKLRPLAQQSVDAELARAMRLFATKHLRQHLEAGAVLPAAEEPQYVALPASTMRAVQALVGEEGAAAFIAAAAEREVQKRTLDALASNVRIEG, encoded by the coding sequence GTGGAGTACCGCATCGAGGATCTGGCGCACCACAGCGGTGCGACGGTCCGGACCATCCGCGCCTATCAGGACCGCGGTCTGCTACCCCGCCCGGAGCGCCGCGGTCGGGCCAACGTGTACGGGGACGCGCACCTGGCACGGCTGCGGCAGATCGCTGACCTGCTGGAGCGCGGTTACACCCTGGCCTCCATCAAGGAGCTCCTGGAGGCCTGGGACGCCGGGCGCGGCCTCGGCGGGGTGCTCGGCCTGGTCGCCGAGGTCGACGGGCCGTGGACGGACGAGAAGGCCGACCGGATCACCCGGGCCGAGCTCGACGCGGCGTTCGGCGGCACCCCGGACGAGGCGGCGGTGGCCGACGCGGTCGCTCTGGGTGTCCTGGAACCGGTGCCGGGGCGCGAGGACGAGTACCTGGTACCGAGCCCTCAAGAGCTTTCCGTGGCCGTGGAGTTGTACGCGGCCGGCGTTCCGCTGCTCGCGATTTCGGGGCACTTGCGGGAGTTGAGGGGTCAGGTCGAGCACATAGCCTCTCGTTTCCTGGAGTTCACGACCGAGCACGTCTTCGCGCGCTACCTCGACCATCACCCGCCGACGGAAGCGGACGCGGCCGAGGCGGCCTCCCTCGTACGCAAATTGCGACCACTGGCCCAGCAGTCGGTCGACGCCGAACTGGCGCGGGCCATGCGGCTGTTCGCGACGAAGCATCTGCGGCAGCACTTGGAGGCGGGAGCGGTGCTGCCCGCGGCAGAAGAGCCGCAGTATGTGGCGCTACCCGCCTCGACAATGCGGGCTGTCCAGGCGTTGGTTGGGGAGGAGGGCGCGGCGGCTTTCATCGCGGCTGCCGCCGAACGCGAGGTGCAAAAACGGACTTTGGACGCCCTTGCGTCAAATGTGCGCATCGAAGGGTAA
- a CDS encoding Cof-type HAD-IIB family hydrolase: MTSATPGPRTPAPSAPAAGSPAAPRPRPRLIATDLDGTLLRDDKTVSDRTVAALAAAEAAGIEVFFVTGRPARWMDVVSAHVHGHGLTICGNGAAVVDLHGGPGTHSFVKIRELSRECALDVVHRLRAAAPGTSFAIERTGGLHHEETYPPLHMEPGESVAPAEKLLAETLADSAAAEQPVLKVLAFHPGLAPDEFLVLARAAIGDRATVTRSSPSALLEISGPGVSKASTLELCCAERGITPAEVVAFGDMPNDIEMLAWAGTSYAMGNAHPDVIAAASGRTVANNDDGVAVVIERILADRRASDGG, encoded by the coding sequence GTGACCTCAGCTACCCCTGGGCCCCGGACCCCGGCCCCCTCCGCCCCCGCAGCCGGCAGCCCGGCCGCACCGCGGCCGCGGCCCCGGCTGATCGCGACGGACCTGGACGGCACGTTGCTGCGCGACGACAAGACGGTCTCCGACCGAACGGTCGCCGCCCTCGCCGCCGCCGAGGCAGCGGGGATCGAAGTCTTCTTCGTGACCGGCCGGCCGGCCCGCTGGATGGACGTCGTCAGTGCCCACGTCCACGGTCACGGCCTCACCATCTGCGGCAACGGCGCCGCGGTCGTCGACCTGCACGGCGGCCCCGGCACCCACAGCTTCGTCAAGATCCGTGAGCTGTCGCGGGAGTGCGCGCTCGACGTCGTGCACCGGTTGCGCGCCGCCGCGCCGGGCACGTCCTTCGCCATCGAGCGCACCGGAGGGCTGCACCACGAGGAGACCTACCCGCCGCTCCACATGGAGCCGGGCGAGAGCGTCGCGCCCGCGGAGAAGCTTCTCGCCGAGACCCTCGCGGACTCCGCGGCCGCCGAGCAGCCCGTCCTGAAGGTGCTCGCCTTCCACCCCGGTCTCGCGCCCGACGAGTTCCTGGTCCTCGCCCGCGCGGCCATCGGCGACCGGGCGACGGTCACCCGGTCGAGCCCCAGCGCCCTCCTGGAGATCAGCGGCCCGGGCGTCTCCAAGGCCAGCACCCTGGAGCTGTGCTGCGCCGAGCGCGGCATCACGCCCGCGGAAGTCGTCGCCTTCGGAGACATGCCGAACGACATCGAGATGCTCGCCTGGGCGGGCACGTCGTACGCGATGGGCAACGCGCATCCGGACGTCATCGCCGCGGCCTCCGGGCGCACGGTCGCCAACAACGACGACGGGGTGGCGGTCGTGATCGAGCGGATCCTGGCGGACCGGCGGGCGTCGGACGGCGGCTGA
- a CDS encoding ABC transporter permease codes for MSTESTQIHNIGYRNYDGPRLGRAYARRSLFSQSLRGAYGLGRSAKSKVLPMILFAVMCLPAAIMVAVAVATKADDLPVDYTRYAIVMQAVISLFLAAQAPQTVSRDLRFKTVPLYFSRPIERGDYVLAKFAAMTSALFVLTAAPLLVLYAGALLAKLDFVDQSKGFAQGLVSVALLSLLFSGIALVISAITPRRGFGIAAVIAVLTITYGAVSTVQSIAFAQDSSADAISWLGLFSPITLIDGVQTAFLGATSAFPGGEGPSSGVGVVYVVVVLGLIAGCYGAMMRRYRKVGL; via the coding sequence ATGAGCACCGAGTCCACCCAGATCCACAACATCGGCTACCGGAACTACGACGGCCCCCGCCTCGGCCGCGCCTACGCCCGCCGCTCGCTCTTCTCGCAGAGCCTGCGCGGCGCGTACGGACTCGGGCGCTCCGCCAAGTCCAAGGTCCTGCCGATGATCCTCTTCGCGGTGATGTGCCTGCCCGCGGCGATCATGGTGGCCGTCGCCGTGGCCACCAAGGCCGACGACCTCCCCGTGGACTACACGCGCTACGCCATCGTCATGCAGGCCGTCATCAGCCTCTTCCTGGCCGCCCAGGCCCCCCAGACCGTGTCGCGCGACCTGCGCTTCAAGACCGTCCCGCTCTACTTCTCACGGCCCATCGAGCGCGGTGACTACGTCCTGGCGAAGTTCGCCGCGATGACCTCCGCCCTCTTCGTCCTCACGGCCGCCCCGCTCCTCGTGCTCTACGCAGGGGCGCTTCTCGCCAAGCTCGACTTCGTCGACCAGAGCAAGGGGTTCGCCCAGGGACTGGTCTCCGTGGCGCTGCTCTCCCTGCTCTTCTCCGGCATCGCCCTCGTCATCTCGGCGATCACCCCCCGCCGCGGCTTCGGCATCGCCGCCGTCATCGCCGTCCTGACCATCACCTACGGAGCGGTGTCCACGGTCCAGTCCATCGCGTTCGCGCAGGACAGCAGCGCCGACGCCATCAGCTGGCTCGGGCTCTTCTCGCCGATCACGCTCATCGACGGCGTCCAGACCGCGTTCCTCGGCGCGACCTCCGCCTTCCCCGGAGGGGAAGGCCCCTCGTCCGGCGTGGGCGTCGTCTACGTAGTCGTCGTCCTCGGCCTCATCGCGGGCTGCTACGGCGCGATGATGCGCCGCTACCGAAAGGTCGGGCTGTGA
- a CDS encoding RNA 2'-phosphotransferase yields MKEGRPAAKGPRTADEQRTVKVSKYLSKHLRHSPGRIGLTLDANGWVEIDALLAAAAAHRFPFTRAELDHVVAVNDKQRFAVEDGRIRASQGHSVDVDLDLPPAPPPAYLYHGTVAAHLAAIRAEGLRPMNRHAVHLSPDRETATRVGARRGRPVVLSVDAGAMHRAGHVFQVSANGVWLTAAVPPGFLRFPGTR; encoded by the coding sequence ATGAAAGAAGGACGTCCCGCAGCAAAGGGACCCCGCACAGCGGACGAACAGCGCACCGTGAAGGTGTCCAAGTACCTGTCGAAACACCTGCGCCACAGCCCCGGCCGGATCGGGCTCACCCTCGACGCGAACGGCTGGGTGGAGATCGACGCGCTCCTCGCCGCGGCCGCCGCCCACCGCTTCCCCTTCACCCGGGCCGAGCTCGACCACGTGGTGGCCGTCAACGACAAGCAGCGCTTCGCCGTAGAGGACGGCCGGATCCGCGCGAGCCAGGGCCACTCCGTCGACGTCGACCTGGACCTGCCCCCGGCACCCCCTCCCGCGTACCTCTACCACGGCACCGTCGCCGCCCACCTGGCCGCGATCCGCGCCGAAGGCCTGCGCCCCATGAACCGGCACGCCGTGCACCTGTCGCCCGACCGCGAGACCGCGACCCGCGTCGGCGCCCGCCGGGGACGGCCCGTCGTCCTGTCCGTCGACGCGGGCGCGATGCACCGCGCCGGGCACGTCTTCCAGGTCAGCGCCAACGGCGTCTGGCTCACCGCCGCGGTGCCGCCCGGCTTCCTGCGGTTTCCGGGAACGCGCTGA
- a CDS encoding LLM class flavin-dependent oxidoreductase — MSLRLSTVILPVHRWNEGGRDQWLRAEELGFHTAYTYDHLAWRTFRDGPWFGAVPTLTAAATVTERLRLGTLVTSPNFRHPVTLAKELISLDDISGGRITLGIGAGGNGFDATTLLKGDEEPWTPRERADRFGEFVPLLDRLLTEDAVTYEGTFYSAREARNIPGCAQRPRLPFAVAATGPRGLRLAARHGQAWVTTGDPKLYESGTPEESREAIRGQVDKLGKACAEAGRDVAELDKILLTGFTPDRNGPLESLDAFVDFAGRHQELGFTELAVHWPIPGSDFAADQSVFERIATEAVAQLG, encoded by the coding sequence ATGAGTCTGCGCCTGAGCACCGTGATTCTCCCCGTGCACCGCTGGAACGAGGGTGGCCGCGATCAGTGGCTGCGGGCCGAGGAGCTCGGCTTCCACACGGCGTACACGTACGACCACCTGGCCTGGCGCACGTTCCGCGACGGCCCGTGGTTCGGCGCGGTGCCGACGCTGACGGCCGCCGCGACGGTCACCGAGCGGCTGCGCCTCGGCACGCTCGTCACGTCGCCCAACTTCCGGCACCCCGTGACGCTCGCCAAGGAACTCATCTCGCTCGACGACATCTCCGGCGGCCGGATCACGCTCGGCATCGGCGCGGGCGGCAACGGCTTCGACGCGACGACGCTGCTCAAGGGCGACGAGGAGCCGTGGACCCCGCGCGAGCGGGCCGACCGCTTCGGGGAGTTCGTGCCGCTGCTCGACCGGCTGCTCACCGAGGACGCGGTGACGTACGAGGGGACTTTCTACTCGGCGCGTGAGGCGCGCAACATCCCGGGCTGCGCGCAGCGGCCGAGGCTGCCCTTCGCGGTCGCCGCCACCGGTCCGCGCGGTCTGCGGCTCGCGGCCCGGCACGGTCAGGCGTGGGTGACCACGGGGGACCCGAAGCTCTACGAGTCGGGTACGCCCGAGGAGTCCCGCGAGGCGATCCGCGGCCAGGTCGACAAGCTCGGCAAGGCGTGCGCGGAGGCCGGCCGCGACGTGGCCGAACTCGACAAGATCCTTCTGACGGGCTTCACCCCGGACCGCAACGGTCCGCTGGAGTCGCTGGACGCCTTCGTGGACTTCGCGGGCCGCCACCAGGAGCTCGGCTTCACCGAGCTCGCCGTCCACTGGCCGATTCCCGGCTCCGACTTCGCCGCCGACCAGTCGGTGTTCGAGCGGATCGCCACCGAGGCGGTCGCCCAGCTCGGCTGA
- a CDS encoding SDR family oxidoreductase: MTTGDITEGTGKSPGGGTGRGLRDARERWVRTGGVELCVAELGDPERPTVLLVHGYPDSKEVWSEVAERLADHFHVVLYDVRGHGRSTAPRPLRGGFTLEKLTDDFVAVIDAVSPDRPVHVVGHDWGSVQSWEFVTVKRTEGRIASFTSMSGPSLDHFGHWIKKRVSRPTPRKVGQLLGQGAKSWYVYMLHTPVLPELAWRGPLGKQWPKILQRMEKVPAGDYPTASLPQDAAHGAWLYRDNVRARLRRPRTDAYAHAPVQLITPSGDIFLSERLYDELELWAPQLVRRTLPAKHWVPRTRPDRLAAWIGEFVTANEDGLPSKVSSATGKHADRFGGQLVLVTGAGSGIGRATAFAFAEAGARVVAVDRDAESAARTAEMSRLIGAPDAWGEAVDVSDEQAMEKLAARVAAEYGVVDVLVNNAGIGLAGSFLDTTGDDWKKVLDVNLWGVIHGCRLFGKQMAERGQGGHIVNTASAAAYQPSKSLPAYSTSKAAVLMLSECLRAELADQGIGVSAICPGFVNTNITSTSRFVGVGAEEEKRRQKKSARLYGLRNYPPEKVADAILHAVVKNQAVVPVTPEARGARFMSRLSPKALRAIARLEPPL; encoded by the coding sequence ATGACGACCGGAGACATCACCGAGGGCACCGGCAAGAGCCCGGGCGGGGGCACTGGCAGGGGGCTGCGGGACGCGCGTGAGCGCTGGGTGCGGACGGGGGGCGTGGAGCTGTGCGTCGCCGAGCTCGGCGACCCGGAGCGGCCCACGGTCCTCCTTGTGCACGGCTATCCGGACTCCAAGGAGGTCTGGTCCGAGGTCGCCGAGCGCCTGGCCGACCACTTCCACGTCGTGCTGTACGACGTCCGGGGACACGGCAGGTCGACGGCTCCGCGGCCGCTCCGCGGCGGCTTCACCCTGGAGAAGCTGACCGACGACTTCGTGGCGGTCATCGACGCGGTCAGCCCGGACAGGCCGGTGCACGTGGTCGGGCACGACTGGGGCTCGGTGCAGTCCTGGGAGTTCGTCACGGTCAAGCGGACCGAGGGCCGCATCGCGTCCTTCACGTCGATGTCGGGACCGTCGCTCGACCACTTCGGCCACTGGATCAAGAAGCGCGTATCGCGGCCGACCCCACGCAAGGTGGGCCAACTCCTCGGCCAGGGCGCCAAGTCCTGGTACGTGTACATGCTGCACACCCCGGTCCTGCCCGAGCTCGCCTGGCGCGGCCCGCTCGGCAAGCAGTGGCCGAAGATCCTGCAACGCATGGAGAAGGTCCCCGCGGGCGACTACCCGACGGCGTCGCTGCCCCAGGACGCCGCACACGGCGCCTGGCTCTACCGGGACAACGTCCGCGCACGCCTGCGCAGGCCGCGCACCGATGCGTACGCGCACGCGCCCGTGCAGCTCATCACGCCCTCCGGGGACATCTTCCTGTCCGAGCGGCTCTACGACGAGCTGGAGTTGTGGGCCCCGCAGCTCGTCCGGCGCACCCTGCCGGCCAAGCACTGGGTGCCGCGCACCAGGCCCGACCGGCTGGCGGCGTGGATCGGTGAGTTCGTGACGGCCAACGAGGACGGCTTGCCCTCCAAGGTGAGTTCGGCCACCGGCAAGCACGCCGACCGGTTCGGCGGCCAGCTCGTCCTGGTCACCGGGGCGGGCAGCGGCATCGGACGGGCCACCGCCTTCGCGTTCGCCGAGGCGGGTGCGCGCGTGGTGGCCGTCGACCGGGACGCGGAGAGCGCGGCCCGCACGGCGGAGATGTCCCGCCTGATAGGCGCCCCGGACGCCTGGGGCGAGGCGGTCGACGTCTCCGACGAGCAGGCCATGGAGAAGCTCGCGGCCCGGGTCGCCGCGGAGTACGGCGTGGTGGACGTCCTGGTGAACAACGCGGGCATCGGCCTCGCCGGCTCCTTCCTCGACACGACGGGCGACGACTGGAAGAAGGTCCTCGACGTCAACCTGTGGGGCGTGATCCACGGCTGTCGGCTCTTCGGCAAGCAGATGGCCGAGCGCGGGCAGGGCGGCCACATCGTGAACACCGCGTCGGCCGCGGCGTACCAGCCGTCCAAGAGCCTTCCCGCCTACAGCACCTCGAAGGCCGCGGTCCTGATGCTCAGCGAGTGCCTGCGCGCGGAGCTCGCGGACCAGGGCATCGGTGTCTCCGCGATCTGCCCGGGCTTCGTGAACACCAACATCACGTCGACGTCCCGTTTCGTGGGCGTCGGGGCGGAGGAGGAGAAGCGCCGCCAGAAGAAGTCCGCCCGGCTGTACGGCCTGCGGAACTACCCGCCGGAGAAGGTCGCCGACGCGATCCTGCACGCCGTCGTCAAGAACCAGGCGGTGGTCCCGGTCACCCCCGAGGCGCGCGGCGCCCGCTTCATGTCGCGCCTCAGCCCGAAGGCCTTGCGCGCGATCGCCCGATTGGAGCCGCCGTTGTGA